A stretch of Hoplias malabaricus isolate fHopMal1 chromosome 10, fHopMal1.hap1, whole genome shotgun sequence DNA encodes these proteins:
- the rusc1 gene encoding uncharacterized protein rusc1 isoform X2 yields the protein MHSTRPSIPPRPRRFDTGRRVEVKPSNHTAKREDKNNVNHVSSPRHVTRAPPEPFRFRSTGPSPRAPVTQPRLFRQQKNGAQPVAKNVQPKAVSAASNQSPAVVDPNCNEPSLPCLCCDGHPPQDSNSLFNHNHNNNNTVAIRQQLKLVGPLPKNKELEKKPEIEQKAKCKPEEKQPVVIPVANQVEDKEEEEEEKEENGNVNEKEADHKEDDPELNVNGKVDENGNDNNDIVAAQDVVVDDDDDDDDDDDEDDNTLVPSCCDCPASMLDFSLTSSTSSSSTSISSCSDLESDCPDSFSVSLQEQEHYPVSPSSGSNTFQPCSLPLDLSTSVRPPLSPCSPDEGYPSGPLSPSSDFQDSKEPEEGKAIKVDLLNFLDSIDELGKVDRFYRIVQLAHWELECDMDLRDRLVHQERLEKVNKQVKLVHLERLQEAGLDLDEEDLSGVLDEMGNIDISWKMYKSDKSCDSQEFSDAGVDMTGPSDLDEPPAPDSLVPSPVEPPPRPPKPPARHISAQPELHTYINISSNTSSVSSPSSPVKSFTLSVAATLTTSQASKPPALPPAPSQPVPYFTLYSDSPSISSPAPPIPPPRRRHKARLEAQRLAELEKMKMPQSLPAPTSRPPPLPPPPVVQPSPPAIPPPPSLPPPPSFHALDVEIRKLLALAGITQAELLRLSPELGVCVDGVLEEGEMQETLRKSKEDKEDLGRWSDESSQRIKVDLKDVDTVIKEEVVVEENKNTGKETFRTTSFTEMARRRKRIGGSGNSSCGCGLGDDVSLSADSYYSTDIGNKHFANASFGSFDYASVIPDSPPPPPPPRPLPPRPQIVSNPPELPPLKPCTLPANASRPDRFDWLIAFTPDTETPHLDLKRSSSDAVPQKTTGTKVTTFKELRNRSKQASPPSQVQPEPEPTVVTPDPDFLYNLKWRREKTDGDGSQWEYTSQAQATFLQPPPTPASLALFREMRHLDIQGEASPVPYTRQKSAYSASHNLSDFSNKKRESNEDVALEKTEVRGTADGGRTWESRTRAVRSLSFAGAEIKGAWMGSDVRTPQRGLSSLCLQEKRALVSAVSVAVEAILAQFSSSRTLVQKALSGDSSVNPTLGRLVLQCLCPALRDLISDGLKPHQSDLIAGRRPNSPWGLVQASTKPGSCTQALYSLQMKVAALPQLKHNRHRFNSFLLGLLNIKRLDFWLSHLQSCSDVLETFYHPMSFMRLSSTSCQPLFDELLLLLQPLSLLTFNLDLLFQHHHLDPSSPDLTPTSHNSSVSRLPNRGFSFHLLPTSQSEDLKSVCKQGPGVSGNLKTNSFRLSPTNLFGPSQVQCKPVAALNKEEGTSPQLQWLKEKHIEAPPSDVNENSLAQQAGQALQQGWGAVMRWGERLGQNLGGLASINSAEEVEDVQTPGQEADAVPWGLGRLFGASKSPNNPPTKRRPSQWLSPGISVLSRMTSGGHIFLPEKIEPVRKGEIEKEKKEETGDQPKPLRMVRTLCDYTGMGTELSFRKGEELIVLGGVDQDWIRCRQDNKEGLVPIGYASLII from the exons ATGCACTCCACCAGGCCCTCCATTCCCCCAAGGCCTCGTCGATTTGACACTGGCAGACGGGTGGAAGTCAAACCTTCCAACCACACAGCGAAGAGAGAGGACAAAAACAATGTAAACCATGTATCATCTCCTCGTCATGTTACTCGCGCTCCTCCTGAGCCTTTCAGGTTCAGGAGTACAGGACCGAGTCCAAGAGCACCAGTAACTCAACCTAGACTTTTTCGTCAGCAGAAGAATGGGGCCCAACCAGTGGCAAAAAATGTCCAACCAAAAGCTGTAAGTGCAGCATCAAACCAGAGCCCAGCAGTTGTGGATCCAAACTGTAATGAACCCAGTCTGCCTTGCCTATGCTGCGATGGTCACCCTCCTCAAGACAGCAATAGCCTATTCAATCACAATCATAACAACAATAACACTGTGGCCATTAGACAACAACTAAAGCTGGTAGGTCCACTTCCAAAAAACAAGGAGCTGGAGAAGAAGCCAGAAATAGAACAGAAAGCCAAATGTAAGCCAGAGGAGAAGCAGCCGGTGGTTATTCCTGTTGCAAACCAAGTGGaagacaaagaagaagaagaagaagaaaaagaggaaaatggCAACGTGAATGAAAAGGAAGCTGATCACAAGGAAGATGACCCTGAACTTAATGTGAATGGGAAAGTAGATGAAAACGGCAATGACAACAATGATATTGTAGCTGCTCAAGATGTGGTTGTTGATGACGACGATGATGATGAcgacgatgatgatgaagatgacaaTACTCTTGTACCTTCCTGCTGCGATTGTCCAGCCTCTATGCTGGACTTCTCCCTCACTTCTTCTACCTCATCTTCATCCACCTCCATTAGCAGCTGCTCAGATCTCGAGTCTGATTGTCCTGATTCCTTTTCAGTGTCCTTGCAAGAGCAAGAGCATTATCCTGTGTCTCCCTCCTCAGGATCCAACACTTTTCAGCCTTGCTCCCTGCCCCTGGACCTTAGCACATCTGTGAGACCACCTTTATCTCCCTGCTCCCCTGATGAAGGTTATCCTTCAGGTCCATTATCCCCTTCCTCAGACTTTCAGGACAGCAAGGAACCTGAGGAAGGAAAGGCAATCAAAGTAGATCTTCTGAACTTCTTGGACTCTATAGATGAACTAGGTAAAGTGGATCGCTTCTATCGAATTGTCCAGCTGGCACACTGGGAGCTGGAGTGTGACATGGATCTCAGAGATAGGCTCGTTCACCAGGAGAGACTTGAGAAAGTCAACAAGCAAGTGAAACTTGTCCATCTGGAAAGACTTCAAGAAGCCGGACTTGATTTGGATGAGGAAGATCTGTCTGGAGTGCTAGATGAAATGGGCAATATTGACATTTCCTGGAAGATGTATAAAAGTGACAAATCGTGTGACTCCCAGGAATTCAGCGATGCAGGAGTTGATATGACAGGCCCTTCTGATCTAGATGAACCTCCAGCACCAGATTCCCTTGTGCCATCTCCTGTTGAGCCACCTCCAAGGCCTCCAAAACCTCCAGCAAGACACATCAGTGCCCAGCCAGAATtgcacacatatataaacatcaGTTCGAACACATCTTCAGTTTCCTCCCCTTCTTCCCCAGTGAAATCCTTTACTCTTTCAGTTGCTGCAACCTTGACTACATCTCAAGCTTCAAAACCTCCAGCACTGCCTCCTGCACCTTCACAACCTGTCCCGTATTTCACACTTTATTCAGATTCACCTTCCATTTCTTCTCCTGCTCCACCAATTCCACCTCCCAGAAGACGCCATAAAGCCCGCTTAGAGGCCCAGAGGCTTGCCGAACTTGAGAAAATGAAGATGCCTCAATCTCTTCCTGCTCCAACATCCAGGCCACCACCTCTACCACCTCCACCAGTTGTCCAGCCATCTCCTCCAGCCATTCCACCTCCTCCATCCCTCCCACCTCCTCCATCTTTCCATGCTCTGGATGTAGAGATCCGTAAGCTGTTGGCACTTGCAGGGATCACTCAAGCCGAGCTGCTGAGGCTCAGCCCTGAGTTGGGTGTCTGTGTAGATGGTGTCTTGGAGGAAGGAGAGATGCAGGAGActttgagaaaaagcaaagaggATAAAGAGGATTTGGGCAGATGGAGTGATGAGTCGAGTCAAAGAATCAAGGTTGACTTAAAAGACGTAGATACTGTCATTAAAGAGGAAGTGGTGGTAGAAGAGAATAAAAACACAGGCAAGGAGACCTTCAGAACTACATCCTTCACAGAGATGGCCAGGAGACGCAAGAGAATAGGAGGGAGTGGTAATTCTAGTTGTGGCTGTGGTTTGGGGGATGATGTTAGCTTGAGTGCTGACTCATATTACAGCACTGATATTGGCAATAAGCATTTTGCTAATGCTAGCTTTGGCAGTTTTGATTATGCCTCAGTGATACCTGattcccctcctcctccacctcctcctcgtCCTTTACCCCCACGGCCTCAAATAGTGTCCAATCCCCCTGAACTCCCACCTCTGAAGCCATGTACCCTCCCAGCTAATGCGTCCCGTCCAGATAGATTCGACTGGCTCATAGCCTTTACCCCAGATACTGAAACTCCCCATCTAGATCTTAAAAGGTCTTCGAGTGATGCTGTCCCTCAAAAAACAACAGGCACAAAAGTAACTACCTTTAAAGAACTGCGAAACAGAAGCAAACAAGCTAGCCCTCCATCTCAAGTTCAACCTGAACCAGAACCAACGGTCGTCACCCCTGACCCAGATTTCCTCTATAACCTCaaatggaggagagagaaaacagatggAGATGGCAGCCAGTGGGAATACACATCCCAAGCACAAGCCACTTTTCTCCAACCACCGCCTACACCTGCTTCTTTGGCCCTTTTTAGGGAAATGCGCCACTTGGACATTCAAGGAGAAGCCTCTCCGGTACCTTATACCAGGCAAAAAAGTGCTTATTCAGCCAGTCACAATTTGAGTGATTTCAGCAACAAAAAGAGAGAATCAAATGAGGATGTGGCTCTGGAGAAAACAGAGGTGAGAGGAACTGCAGATGGAGGACGAACATGGGAATCACGAACAAGAG CTGTTCGTAGTCTGTCCTTTGCTGGTGCTGAGATTAAAGGAGCGTGGATGGGCAGCGATGTGAGGACCCCACAGAGAgggctgtcctctctctgcctACAGGAAAAAAGAG CACTGGTAAGTGCAGTCAGTGTGGCAGTGGAGGCGATTTTGGCTCAGTTCAGCTCCTCTAGGACTCTAGTGCAAAAG gctctCTCTGGAGATAGTAGTGTTAACCCAACCCTGGGTCGGTTGGTGCTGCAGTGTTTGTGTCCTGCACTTCGTGACCTTATCAGTGATGGACTGAAGCCTCATCAGAGTGATCTCATTGCTGGGAGACGCCCAAATTCTCCATGGGGCCTGGTTCAGGCCTCCACCAAACCAG GCTCCTGTACCCAGGCTCTGTACAGTCTTCAAATGAAAGTTGCTGCGCTCCCTCAGCTGAAGCACAATCGCCACAGGTTCAACTCCTTCCTCCTCGGCCTTCTCAA CATCAAGCGCCTTGACTTCTGGCTTTCTCATCTGCAGTCCTGCAGTG ATGTTTTGGAGACGTTCTACCACCCCATGTCCTTCATGCGTCTTTCGTCCACATCCTGCCAGCCTCTTTTTGATGAGCTCCTCCTCCTTCTACAACCTCTATCTCTCCTGACCTTTAACCTTGACCTGCTGTTTCAGCATCATCACCTGGACCCTTCATCTCCTGACCTCACACCAACAAGCCACAACTCATCAGTATCAAGACTCCCAAACCGGGGCTTTAGCTTCCATCTGCTGCCCACTTCCCAGTCTGAAGACCTGAAGAGTGTTTGCAAACAAGGACCTGGAGTTTCtggaaatttaaaaacaaacagctttCGTTTAAGCCCCACAAATTTGTTTGGTCCAAGTCAAGTCCAATGTAAACCAGTCGCAGCCCTCAATAAGGAGGAGGGGACAAGCCCCCAGCTCCAGTGGTTGAAGGAAAAGCATATTGAAGCACCTCCTAGTGATGTAAATGAGAATAGCCTCGCTCAGCAGGCTGGTCAAGCCCTGCAGCAAGGCTGGGGGGCTGTCATGAGATGGGGAGAACGTTTAGGCCAAAATTTGGGAGGGCTAGCTTCCATCAACAGCGCGGAAGAAGTTGAAGATGTGCAAACTCCAGGCCAGGAAGCTGATGCTGTGCCCTGGGGATTGGGTCGACTTTTTGGAGCCTCCAAAAGCCCAAATAACCCACCAACAAAAAG acgTCCCTCTCAGTGGTTGTCTCCAGGAATATCAGTTTTATCTCGCATGACCAGTGGAGGTCATATCTTTCTCCCTGAAAAAATAGAGCCTGTGAGAAAAGGAGAgattgagaaagaaaaaaaagaagagactgGAGACCAGCCCAAACCGCTGAG GATGGTGAGAACCTTGTGTGATTACACTGGCATGGGTACGGAGCTAAGCTTCAGAAAAGGGGAGGAACTTATCGTTCTGGGAGGTGTGGACCAAGACTGGATCCGCTGTCGTCAAGACAACAAGGAGGGCCTCGTTCCTATTGGTTATGCGTCCCTTATCATATGA
- the fdps gene encoding farnesyl pyrophosphate synthase, producing MGDSKGVQLSDPQLFDGQFEKLVLELTEQDMTDPVLTDALNRLREVLRYNAVGGKRNRGLSVIGSLRELVPPNKLSPEEVERALVVGWCIELLQAFFLVADDIMDASLTRRGQPCWYKKDGIGLDGINDAFLLEGSIYRLLRRHCRGQPYYIYLLELFTETSFQTELGQALDLITAPPHKVDLNRFTMERYKAIVKYKTAFYSFYLPVAAAMYMAGIDSEVEHNNAKHILLEMGEFFQIQDDYLDCYGDPAVTGKIGTDIQDNKCSWLVVTALGIMTADQRAELQMCYGKTDAESVERVKALYDTLEMPVRYHQYEEESYLRLQSLILRHAQNLPHAVFLSFAKKIYKRKK from the exons ATG gGGGACAGTAAAGGAGTTCAGTTGTCAGATCCCCAACTTTTTGACGGTCAGTTTGAGAAGTTGGTGTTGGAGCTGACTGAGCAGGACATGACCGACCCAGTCCTCACTGATGCTCTAAATAGACTTAGAGAG GTTTTACGGTACAATGCTGTAGGTGGGAAGAGGAACAGGGGCTTGTCTGTGATTGGTTCCTTAAGGGAGTTAGTCCCACCCAACAAGCTCTCTCCAGAGGAGGTAGAGCGTGCCCTGGTGGTCGGGTGGTGCATTGAACTG cTGCAGGCATTTTTCCTGGTGGCAGATGATATTATGGATGCATCTTTAACTCGGAGAGGTCAGCCATGCTGGTACAAAAAG GATGGGATTGGGTTGGACGGCATTAATGATGCTTTTCTTCTGGAAGGATCCATCTACCGCCTTTTACGAAGGCACTGCAGAGGACAGCCCTATTACATCTATCTATTAGAGCTATTTACTGAG ACGTCTTTCCAAACTGAGTTGGGTCAAGCTCTGGACCTGATAACTGCTCCTCCTCATAAAGTGGATTTAAATCGCTTCACTATGGAAAG GTATAAAGCTATAGTGAAGTACAAGACTGCATTCTACTCCTTTTACCTTCCAGTGGCTGCAGCTATGTACATG GCAGGAATTGACAGTGAGGTTGAACACAACAATGCTAAACACATCTTGCTTGAAATGGGAGAGTTCTTTCAGATTCAG GATGATTATTTGGATTGTTATGGTGACCCTGCGGTGACAGGAAAAATTGGCACCGATATCCAAGACAATAAGTGCAGCTGGCTGGTGGTGACAGCACTTGGAATCATGACAGCAGATCAGAGGGCGGAGTTGCAG ATGTGTTATGGAAAAACTGATGCTGAAAGTGTGGAGCGAGTAAAAGCTCTTTACGACACTCTGGAGATGCCTGTGAGATATCACCAGTATGAAGAGGAGAGCTACCTTCGCCTTCAATCACTGATCCTGCGCCATGCCCAGAACCTTCCTCACGCAGTCTTCCTCAGCTTTGCCAAGAAGATCTACAAGAGGAAAAAATAA
- the rusc1 gene encoding uncharacterized protein rusc1 isoform X1 — MHSTRPSIPPRPRRFDTGRRVEVKPSNHTAKREDKNNVNHVSSPRHVTRAPPEPFRFRSTGPSPRAPVTQPRLFRQQKNGAQPVAKNVQPKAVSAASNQSPAVVDPNCNEPSLPCLCCDGHPPQDSNSLFNHNHNNNNTVAIRQQLKLVGPLPKNKELEKKPEIEQKAKCKPEEKQPVVIPVANQVEDKEEEEEEKEENGNVNEKEADHKEDDPELNVNGKVDENGNDNNDIVAAQDVVVDDDDDDDDDDDEDDNTLVPSCCDCPASMLDFSLTSSTSSSSTSISSCSDLESDCPDSFSVSLQEQEHYPVSPSSGSNTFQPCSLPLDLSTSVRPPLSPCSPDEGYPSGPLSPSSDFQDSKEPEEGKAIKVDLLNFLDSIDELGKVDRFYRIVQLAHWELECDMDLRDRLVHQERLEKVNKQVKLVHLERLQEAGLDLDEEDLSGVLDEMGNIDISWKMYKSDKSCDSQEFSDAGVDMTGPSDLDEPPAPDSLVPSPVEPPPRPPKPPARHISAQPELHTYINISSNTSSVSSPSSPVKSFTLSVAATLTTSQASKPPALPPAPSQPVPYFTLYSDSPSISSPAPPIPPPRRRHKARLEAQRLAELEKMKMPQSLPAPTSRPPPLPPPPVVQPSPPAIPPPPSLPPPPSFHALDVEIRKLLALAGITQAELLRLSPELGVCVDGVLEEGEMQETLRKSKEDKEDLGRWSDESSQRIKVDLKDVDTVIKEEVVVEENKNTGKETFRTTSFTEMARRRKRIGGSGNSSCGCGLGDDVSLSADSYYSTDIGNKHFANASFGSFDYASVIPDSPPPPPPPRPLPPRPQIVSNPPELPPLKPCTLPANASRPDRFDWLIAFTPDTETPHLDLKRSSSDAVPQKTTGTKVTTFKELRNRSKQASPPSQVQPEPEPTVVTPDPDFLYNLKWRREKTDGDGSQWEYTSQAQATFLQPPPTPASLALFREMRHLDIQGEASPVPYTRQKSAYSASHNLSDFSNKKRESNEDVALEKTEVRGTADGGRTWESRTRAVRSLSFAGAEIKGAWMGSDVRTPQRGLSSLCLQEKRALVSAVSVAVEAILAQFSSSRTLVQKFHSVDKALSGDSSVNPTLGRLVLQCLCPALRDLISDGLKPHQSDLIAGRRPNSPWGLVQASTKPGSCTQALYSLQMKVAALPQLKHNRHRFNSFLLGLLNIKRLDFWLSHLQSCSDVLETFYHPMSFMRLSSTSCQPLFDELLLLLQPLSLLTFNLDLLFQHHHLDPSSPDLTPTSHNSSVSRLPNRGFSFHLLPTSQSEDLKSVCKQGPGVSGNLKTNSFRLSPTNLFGPSQVQCKPVAALNKEEGTSPQLQWLKEKHIEAPPSDVNENSLAQQAGQALQQGWGAVMRWGERLGQNLGGLASINSAEEVEDVQTPGQEADAVPWGLGRLFGASKSPNNPPTKRRPSQWLSPGISVLSRMTSGGHIFLPEKIEPVRKGEIEKEKKEETGDQPKPLRMVRTLCDYTGMGTELSFRKGEELIVLGGVDQDWIRCRQDNKEGLVPIGYASLII, encoded by the exons ATGCACTCCACCAGGCCCTCCATTCCCCCAAGGCCTCGTCGATTTGACACTGGCAGACGGGTGGAAGTCAAACCTTCCAACCACACAGCGAAGAGAGAGGACAAAAACAATGTAAACCATGTATCATCTCCTCGTCATGTTACTCGCGCTCCTCCTGAGCCTTTCAGGTTCAGGAGTACAGGACCGAGTCCAAGAGCACCAGTAACTCAACCTAGACTTTTTCGTCAGCAGAAGAATGGGGCCCAACCAGTGGCAAAAAATGTCCAACCAAAAGCTGTAAGTGCAGCATCAAACCAGAGCCCAGCAGTTGTGGATCCAAACTGTAATGAACCCAGTCTGCCTTGCCTATGCTGCGATGGTCACCCTCCTCAAGACAGCAATAGCCTATTCAATCACAATCATAACAACAATAACACTGTGGCCATTAGACAACAACTAAAGCTGGTAGGTCCACTTCCAAAAAACAAGGAGCTGGAGAAGAAGCCAGAAATAGAACAGAAAGCCAAATGTAAGCCAGAGGAGAAGCAGCCGGTGGTTATTCCTGTTGCAAACCAAGTGGaagacaaagaagaagaagaagaagaaaaagaggaaaatggCAACGTGAATGAAAAGGAAGCTGATCACAAGGAAGATGACCCTGAACTTAATGTGAATGGGAAAGTAGATGAAAACGGCAATGACAACAATGATATTGTAGCTGCTCAAGATGTGGTTGTTGATGACGACGATGATGATGAcgacgatgatgatgaagatgacaaTACTCTTGTACCTTCCTGCTGCGATTGTCCAGCCTCTATGCTGGACTTCTCCCTCACTTCTTCTACCTCATCTTCATCCACCTCCATTAGCAGCTGCTCAGATCTCGAGTCTGATTGTCCTGATTCCTTTTCAGTGTCCTTGCAAGAGCAAGAGCATTATCCTGTGTCTCCCTCCTCAGGATCCAACACTTTTCAGCCTTGCTCCCTGCCCCTGGACCTTAGCACATCTGTGAGACCACCTTTATCTCCCTGCTCCCCTGATGAAGGTTATCCTTCAGGTCCATTATCCCCTTCCTCAGACTTTCAGGACAGCAAGGAACCTGAGGAAGGAAAGGCAATCAAAGTAGATCTTCTGAACTTCTTGGACTCTATAGATGAACTAGGTAAAGTGGATCGCTTCTATCGAATTGTCCAGCTGGCACACTGGGAGCTGGAGTGTGACATGGATCTCAGAGATAGGCTCGTTCACCAGGAGAGACTTGAGAAAGTCAACAAGCAAGTGAAACTTGTCCATCTGGAAAGACTTCAAGAAGCCGGACTTGATTTGGATGAGGAAGATCTGTCTGGAGTGCTAGATGAAATGGGCAATATTGACATTTCCTGGAAGATGTATAAAAGTGACAAATCGTGTGACTCCCAGGAATTCAGCGATGCAGGAGTTGATATGACAGGCCCTTCTGATCTAGATGAACCTCCAGCACCAGATTCCCTTGTGCCATCTCCTGTTGAGCCACCTCCAAGGCCTCCAAAACCTCCAGCAAGACACATCAGTGCCCAGCCAGAATtgcacacatatataaacatcaGTTCGAACACATCTTCAGTTTCCTCCCCTTCTTCCCCAGTGAAATCCTTTACTCTTTCAGTTGCTGCAACCTTGACTACATCTCAAGCTTCAAAACCTCCAGCACTGCCTCCTGCACCTTCACAACCTGTCCCGTATTTCACACTTTATTCAGATTCACCTTCCATTTCTTCTCCTGCTCCACCAATTCCACCTCCCAGAAGACGCCATAAAGCCCGCTTAGAGGCCCAGAGGCTTGCCGAACTTGAGAAAATGAAGATGCCTCAATCTCTTCCTGCTCCAACATCCAGGCCACCACCTCTACCACCTCCACCAGTTGTCCAGCCATCTCCTCCAGCCATTCCACCTCCTCCATCCCTCCCACCTCCTCCATCTTTCCATGCTCTGGATGTAGAGATCCGTAAGCTGTTGGCACTTGCAGGGATCACTCAAGCCGAGCTGCTGAGGCTCAGCCCTGAGTTGGGTGTCTGTGTAGATGGTGTCTTGGAGGAAGGAGAGATGCAGGAGActttgagaaaaagcaaagaggATAAAGAGGATTTGGGCAGATGGAGTGATGAGTCGAGTCAAAGAATCAAGGTTGACTTAAAAGACGTAGATACTGTCATTAAAGAGGAAGTGGTGGTAGAAGAGAATAAAAACACAGGCAAGGAGACCTTCAGAACTACATCCTTCACAGAGATGGCCAGGAGACGCAAGAGAATAGGAGGGAGTGGTAATTCTAGTTGTGGCTGTGGTTTGGGGGATGATGTTAGCTTGAGTGCTGACTCATATTACAGCACTGATATTGGCAATAAGCATTTTGCTAATGCTAGCTTTGGCAGTTTTGATTATGCCTCAGTGATACCTGattcccctcctcctccacctcctcctcgtCCTTTACCCCCACGGCCTCAAATAGTGTCCAATCCCCCTGAACTCCCACCTCTGAAGCCATGTACCCTCCCAGCTAATGCGTCCCGTCCAGATAGATTCGACTGGCTCATAGCCTTTACCCCAGATACTGAAACTCCCCATCTAGATCTTAAAAGGTCTTCGAGTGATGCTGTCCCTCAAAAAACAACAGGCACAAAAGTAACTACCTTTAAAGAACTGCGAAACAGAAGCAAACAAGCTAGCCCTCCATCTCAAGTTCAACCTGAACCAGAACCAACGGTCGTCACCCCTGACCCAGATTTCCTCTATAACCTCaaatggaggagagagaaaacagatggAGATGGCAGCCAGTGGGAATACACATCCCAAGCACAAGCCACTTTTCTCCAACCACCGCCTACACCTGCTTCTTTGGCCCTTTTTAGGGAAATGCGCCACTTGGACATTCAAGGAGAAGCCTCTCCGGTACCTTATACCAGGCAAAAAAGTGCTTATTCAGCCAGTCACAATTTGAGTGATTTCAGCAACAAAAAGAGAGAATCAAATGAGGATGTGGCTCTGGAGAAAACAGAGGTGAGAGGAACTGCAGATGGAGGACGAACATGGGAATCACGAACAAGAG CTGTTCGTAGTCTGTCCTTTGCTGGTGCTGAGATTAAAGGAGCGTGGATGGGCAGCGATGTGAGGACCCCACAGAGAgggctgtcctctctctgcctACAGGAAAAAAGAG CACTGGTAAGTGCAGTCAGTGTGGCAGTGGAGGCGATTTTGGCTCAGTTCAGCTCCTCTAGGACTCTAGTGCAAAAG TTCCACTCAGTAGACAAg gctctCTCTGGAGATAGTAGTGTTAACCCAACCCTGGGTCGGTTGGTGCTGCAGTGTTTGTGTCCTGCACTTCGTGACCTTATCAGTGATGGACTGAAGCCTCATCAGAGTGATCTCATTGCTGGGAGACGCCCAAATTCTCCATGGGGCCTGGTTCAGGCCTCCACCAAACCAG GCTCCTGTACCCAGGCTCTGTACAGTCTTCAAATGAAAGTTGCTGCGCTCCCTCAGCTGAAGCACAATCGCCACAGGTTCAACTCCTTCCTCCTCGGCCTTCTCAA CATCAAGCGCCTTGACTTCTGGCTTTCTCATCTGCAGTCCTGCAGTG ATGTTTTGGAGACGTTCTACCACCCCATGTCCTTCATGCGTCTTTCGTCCACATCCTGCCAGCCTCTTTTTGATGAGCTCCTCCTCCTTCTACAACCTCTATCTCTCCTGACCTTTAACCTTGACCTGCTGTTTCAGCATCATCACCTGGACCCTTCATCTCCTGACCTCACACCAACAAGCCACAACTCATCAGTATCAAGACTCCCAAACCGGGGCTTTAGCTTCCATCTGCTGCCCACTTCCCAGTCTGAAGACCTGAAGAGTGTTTGCAAACAAGGACCTGGAGTTTCtggaaatttaaaaacaaacagctttCGTTTAAGCCCCACAAATTTGTTTGGTCCAAGTCAAGTCCAATGTAAACCAGTCGCAGCCCTCAATAAGGAGGAGGGGACAAGCCCCCAGCTCCAGTGGTTGAAGGAAAAGCATATTGAAGCACCTCCTAGTGATGTAAATGAGAATAGCCTCGCTCAGCAGGCTGGTCAAGCCCTGCAGCAAGGCTGGGGGGCTGTCATGAGATGGGGAGAACGTTTAGGCCAAAATTTGGGAGGGCTAGCTTCCATCAACAGCGCGGAAGAAGTTGAAGATGTGCAAACTCCAGGCCAGGAAGCTGATGCTGTGCCCTGGGGATTGGGTCGACTTTTTGGAGCCTCCAAAAGCCCAAATAACCCACCAACAAAAAG acgTCCCTCTCAGTGGTTGTCTCCAGGAATATCAGTTTTATCTCGCATGACCAGTGGAGGTCATATCTTTCTCCCTGAAAAAATAGAGCCTGTGAGAAAAGGAGAgattgagaaagaaaaaaaagaagagactgGAGACCAGCCCAAACCGCTGAG GATGGTGAGAACCTTGTGTGATTACACTGGCATGGGTACGGAGCTAAGCTTCAGAAAAGGGGAGGAACTTATCGTTCTGGGAGGTGTGGACCAAGACTGGATCCGCTGTCGTCAAGACAACAAGGAGGGCCTCGTTCCTATTGGTTATGCGTCCCTTATCATATGA